The proteins below are encoded in one region of Candidatus Eisenbacteria bacterium:
- a CDS encoding nucleoside phosphorylase, whose translation MGEQLITRIKEPEVSPYVFLCGEPERVPRIADLLGGGEKIRVVREYSIYRASLNKTEVTIASTGVGAPSTAVLIEELANVGARTLLRIGTSGGIGKDVRKGDFVISTGAIREDGTSRAYAWETYPALAHHEAVLALVAAAEAEHARYHLGVTFSVDAFYAENKILDGERLASMSHGAYLLPSRVERLRDAAAMGALHIEMENGVLFTLGGLFGLRTGAICTVSDVVPWHPTDTTINFEENIAGCIRVGIGAMEKLIAWDRERQNAGQRFPWWPGE comes from the coding sequence TTGGGCGAGCAGCTCATCACACGGATCAAGGAACCCGAGGTCTCGCCGTACGTTTTCCTCTGCGGCGAGCCGGAGCGGGTCCCCCGCATCGCGGACCTCCTCGGGGGGGGCGAGAAGATCCGGGTGGTTCGCGAGTACAGCATCTACCGCGCGTCGCTGAACAAGACGGAGGTCACGATCGCCTCGACCGGCGTCGGCGCGCCGTCGACCGCGGTGCTCATCGAGGAGCTCGCGAACGTGGGCGCGCGCACGCTCCTTCGCATCGGCACGAGCGGCGGGATCGGCAAGGACGTGCGGAAGGGGGACTTCGTGATCTCGACCGGCGCGATCCGCGAAGACGGGACCTCGCGCGCGTACGCGTGGGAAACGTATCCGGCGCTTGCGCACCACGAAGCGGTCCTCGCCCTCGTCGCCGCCGCCGAGGCCGAGCATGCCCGCTACCATCTCGGCGTGACCTTTTCCGTCGATGCCTTTTATGCCGAAAACAAAATCCTCGACGGAGAGCGTCTCGCGTCGATGTCGCACGGAGCGTATCTCCTCCCCTCGCGCGTCGAGCGGCTCCGCGACGCCGCCGCGATGGGCGCCCTCCACATCGAGATGGAGAACGGCGTCCTCTTCACGCTCGGCGGCCTCTTCGGCCTTCGCACCGGAGCGATCTGCACCGTCTCCGACGTCGTCCCCTGGCACCCGACCGACACCACGATCAACTTCGAGGAGAACATCGCCGGCTGCATCCGCGTCGGCATCGGAGCGATGGAGAAGCTGATCGCGTGGGATCGGGAGAGGCAGAACGCGGGGCAACGGTTCCCGTGGTGGCCGGGGGAGTAG
- a CDS encoding ATP-binding protein codes for MIRRALLPVLHRSAKQYPVVTLTGPRQSGKTTLARAAFPRHRYVSLEDPDDGRFAREDPRGFLNQFAGSVILDEVQRAPDLFSYIQTMVDEREKPGRFILSGSKNFLLLEKVSQSLAGRCAILHLLPFSLSELGGRRAFPVSQLGRTLPRKGKGKGPVPDLMETLFRGFYPRIHDKGLEPRQWLRGYYQTYVQRDVRSILNVGDLEAFERFIRLCAGRNGQLLNLSALGADCGITHTTARRWTSILETSFLIHLLRPHHRNFSKRMIKSPKLYFLDTGLLCYLLGIRSPDELHNHASRGAIFESLVVSELLKNRLHQGEESDLYFWRDSTGHEIDLLLDLGSSLTPIEIKSGMTVASDFFHGLEYWRRLSGRPDTPGALVYAGDRAYRRGGFVVHPWAAL; via the coding sequence ATGATCCGGCGCGCTCTCCTGCCCGTCCTTCATCGGTCCGCGAAGCAGTACCCCGTGGTGACCCTGACGGGACCCCGCCAGTCCGGAAAAACCACCTTGGCTCGGGCGGCCTTTCCACGTCACCGGTATGTCTCGCTCGAGGACCCGGATGATGGCCGCTTCGCACGCGAGGACCCGCGGGGCTTCCTGAACCAGTTCGCCGGGTCCGTGATCCTGGACGAGGTGCAGCGCGCGCCGGATCTCTTCTCCTACATCCAGACCATGGTCGATGAGAGAGAGAAGCCGGGGCGCTTCATCCTGAGTGGATCAAAGAACTTCCTGCTCCTGGAGAAAGTGAGCCAGTCGCTGGCGGGCCGGTGCGCGATTCTCCACCTCCTCCCGTTCTCGTTGTCTGAGCTGGGCGGCCGGAGAGCGTTCCCGGTGTCCCAGCTGGGGCGAACCTTGCCGCGGAAGGGGAAGGGGAAGGGACCCGTTCCCGACCTCATGGAAACGCTCTTCCGGGGATTCTACCCGAGAATCCACGACAAGGGACTGGAGCCCCGGCAGTGGCTAAGGGGTTACTATCAGACCTACGTCCAGAGGGACGTTCGCAGCATTCTGAACGTCGGCGACCTCGAGGCCTTCGAGCGCTTCATCCGCCTGTGCGCCGGCCGCAACGGGCAACTCCTCAACCTCTCCGCCCTCGGTGCCGACTGCGGGATCACGCACACCACGGCTCGCCGGTGGACATCGATCCTGGAGACGAGCTTCCTCATCCACCTCCTGCGGCCACACCATCGCAACTTCAGCAAGAGGATGATCAAGAGCCCCAAGCTCTACTTCCTCGACACGGGCCTCCTCTGCTATCTGCTCGGGATCCGCTCTCCGGATGAGCTCCACAATCACGCTTCCCGTGGTGCCATCTTCGAGAGCCTGGTGGTGTCCGAGCTGCTCAAGAACCGGCTGCACCAAGGAGAGGAGAGTGATCTCTACTTCTGGCGTGACTCGACAGGGCACGAGATCGACCTCCTGCTCGATCTCGGATCCAGTCTCACGCCGATCGAGATCAAGTCGGGGATGACGGTCGCTTCGGACTTCTTCCATGGCCTGGAGTACTGGAGAAGGCTGAGCGGTCGACCGGACACGCCCGGCGCTCTGGTCTACGCAGGGGACCGGGCCTATCGGAGAGGAGGCTTTGTTGTGCATCCGTGGGCCGCGCTCTAG